In Strigops habroptila isolate Jane chromosome 6, bStrHab1.2.pri, whole genome shotgun sequence, a single genomic region encodes these proteins:
- the INSM1 gene encoding insulinoma-associated protein 1, with amino-acid sequence MPRGFLVKRSRRPAPASYRARCCRDPAGAPLPAGSPPPPPPARPAAPPRDTVPCGTPDAAVQALYSPTRPVSRDKYLERGFSLGSPVSAESFPAPAVPATMDPLLFAPAELKLWAAAAGPAEPPAAGPGPGGAPAPPAPAAPPAAAAAARPPPAKRPQGTAEPGRQKAPSGKKAKAIRKLTFEDEVTTSPVLGLRIKEGPVEAPVRARGGCARPLGEFICQLCKEEYGDPFALAQHRCSRIVRVEYRCPECDKVFSCPANLASHRRWHKPRPPAAKTGPEPGRAPPEEPPKEAGGGSGSERDTPSPGGGSEAGSEEGLFECPRCAKRFRRQAYLRKHLLGHPPPAPAPGAAPAPAPEPAAEEPPAPPPAECRLCPVCGETFPSKSSQERHLRLLHAAQVFPCKYCPATFYSSPGLTRHINKCHPSENRQVILLQVPLRPAC; translated from the coding sequence ATGCCGCGGGGCTTCCTGGTGAAGCGCAGCCGCCGGCCCGCCCCCGCCTCGTACCGCGCGCGCTGCTGCCGCGACCCCGCCGGGGCGCCGCTGCCCGCGGGcagcccgccgccgccgccgcccgcccgccccgccgcgccgccgcggGACACAGTGCCGTGCGGGACGCCCGATGCCGCCGTGCAGGCGCTGTACAGCCCCACGCGGCCTGTCAGCAGGGACAAGTACCTGGAGCGCGGCTTCAGCCTGGGCTCGCCCGTCTCGGCTGAGTCCTTCCCGGCGCCGGCCGTGCCCGCCACCATGGACCCGCTCCTCTTCGCGCCGGCAGAGCTCAAGCTCTGGGCCGCTGCTGCCGGCCCCGCCGAGCCACCCGCCGCGGGTCCCGGCCCCGGCGGAgcccccgcgccgcccgccccggccgcgccgcctgccgccgccgccgccgcccgcccgccgcccgccaAGCGGCCGCAGGGCACCGCGGAGCCCGGGCGGCAGAAGGCCCCGTCGGGCAAGAAGGCGAAGGCGATCCGCAAGCTGACCTTCGAGGACGAGGTGACCACGTCGCCCGTGCTGGGGCTGCGCATCAAGGAGGGCCCGGTGGAGGCGCCGGTCCGGGCACGGGGCGGCTGCGCCCGCCCGCTGGGCGAGTtcatctgccagctctgcaAGGAGGAGTACGGGGACCCCTTCGCGCTGGCGCAGCACCGCTGCTCCCGCATCGTGCGGGTGGAGTACCGCTGCCCCGAGTGCGACAAGGTCTTCTCCTGCCCTGCCAACCTCGCCTCGCACCGCCGCTGGCACAAgccgcgcccgcccgccgccaAGACCGGCCCCGAGCCGGGCCGAGCGCCGCCGGAGGAGCCGCCGAAGGAGGCGGGAGGCGGCAGCGGCAGCGAGCGGGACACGCCGAGCCCCGGCGGCGGCTCGGAGGCGGGCTCCGAGGAGGGGCTCTTCGAGTGCCCCCGCTGCGCCAAGCGGTTCCGCCGGCAGGCCTACCTGCGCAAGCACCTGCTGGGCCACCCGCCACCGGCACCCGCGCCGGGAGCCGCACCGGCCCCGGCCCCTGAGCCCGCCGCCGAGGAgccgcccgcgccgccgcccgccgagTGCCGCCTGTGCCCGGTGTGCGGGGAGACCTTCCCCAGCAAGAGCAGCCAGGAGCGGCACCTCCGCCTGCTGCACGCCGCGCAGGTCTTCCCCTGCAAGTACTGCCCGGCCACCTTCTACAGCTCGCCCGGCCTCACCCGGCACATCAACAAGTGCCACCCGTCGGAGAACAGGCAGGTCATCCTGCTCCAGGTGCCGCTGCGGCCCGCCTGCTAG